The following proteins are co-located in the Phragmites australis chromosome 10, lpPhrAust1.1, whole genome shotgun sequence genome:
- the LOC133930475 gene encoding protein WHAT'S THIS FACTOR 1 homolog, chloroplastic-like: protein MARWSSPKDPELEAALRRNRRWVVNNQIKRLLLRFPSRTAPVRFLQSRFKTLDLMGRAANWLRKYPSCFEVFSADAGGGGGGEEEPHFGFTKRMAALVDAEGAALDASEPAMAGRLARVLMLARGRRFQVSKLAALRGPLGLPDDYLLRLLPAHTDLFRLANPYPHRCNAAELELIRWVPSLAVSAVEAAAAASDSAPRFTCSLPASWVKSHAKMEEFNSTPYISPFSEEWVVPATDAEAEKRAVAVVHELLSLTLWKKMSILKLEHFRREFGLPEDTARMLLRHPCLFYVSNRYKIHTVVLREGYHGSDLREKDPVVVSKERLGDLMQEGLHEYNQRHRAANLEKKRRRGEVEVKEEEEVVDDKEVARLDSAEKREERRRFYKVLFGDDNR from the coding sequence ATGGCGCGGTGGTCGTCCCCGAAGGACCCGGAGCTAGAGGCCGCGCTCCGGCGCAACCGCCGCTGGGTGGTGAACAACCAGATcaagcgcctcctcctccgcttccCGTCGCGCACGGCACCGGTGCGGTTCCTCCAGTCCCGCTTCAAGACGCTCGACCTCATGGGCCGCGCCGCCAACTGGCTCCGCAAGTACCCCTCCTGCTTCGAGGTCTTCTCCGCCGAcgccgggggcggcggcggaggcgaggaggagcccCACTTCGGCTTCACCAAGCGGATGGCTGCGCTCGTCGACGCCGAGGGGGCCGCCCTCGACGCCTCCGAGCCCGCCATGGCCGGCCGCCTCGCCCGCGTGCTCATGCTCGCCCGCGGCCGCCGCTTCCAGGTCTCCAAGCTCGCCGCGCTGCGGGGCCCGCTCGGCCTCCCCGACGACTACCTCCTCCGTCTCCTCCCTGCCCACACCGACCTCTTCCGACTTGCCAACCCCTACCCGCACCGCTGCAACGCCGCAGAGCTGGAGCTTATCCGGTGGGTGCCCTCGCTCGCTGTCTCCGCCGTGgaggccgccgcggccgcgagTGACTCCGCGCCGCGGTTCACTTGCTCGTTGCCGGCCTCCTGGGTCAAGTCGCACGCCAAGATGGAGGAGTTCAACTCCACACCTTACATCTCGCCCTTCTCGGAGGAGTGGGTGGTGCCGGCCACGGACGCCGAGGCCGAGAAGCGAGCGGTGGCAGTGGTTCACGAGCTCCTCTCACTGACGCtgtggaaaaagatgtcaattTTGAAGCTGGAGCATTTCAGGAGGGAGTTTGGGCTGCCGGAGGACACGGCAAGGATGCTGCTCCGTCACCCTTGCCTCTTCTACGTGTCCAATAGGTACAAGATACACACGGTGGTGCTCCGTGAGGGGTACCATGGGTCAGACTTGAGGGAGAAGGATCCGGTGGTGGTGTCAAAGGAAAGGCTCGGGGACCTAATGCAGGAGGGGCTGCACGAGTATAACCAGCGGCACCGTGCTGCGAatttggagaagaagaggaggagaggggaggttGAGgtaaaggaggaggaagaggtggtAGACGACAAGGAAGTGGCGCGGTTGGATAGTgcagagaagagggaggagaggaggaggttcTACAAGGTGTTGTTTGGTGATGATAATCGGTGA